The following coding sequences lie in one Alicyclobacillus curvatus genomic window:
- a CDS encoding chlorite dismutase family protein, whose product MANAYTAHLALKFQDDWWRLSDTLRREYAADVVNLFDRFESRITLRGVYVTQGFRADTDIFLWMYGDNIEDIQDLQLALRRSELGKRVSTPWAFIGLSQPAEFSQDHRPSFLNGVSAKKFLCFYPYIRTADWYLLPKNERGVMLKEHGDFGREYPGILTNGVYNFGLGDFEWLLTFEVDHLEVISQAIRHMRETEARRYTKYEWPFIVGRRFGLAQALAQYQ is encoded by the coding sequence ATGGCCAATGCATACACAGCTCATCTCGCACTGAAGTTTCAAGACGATTGGTGGAGGCTTTCAGACACCCTGCGCCGCGAGTATGCGGCAGACGTGGTGAACCTCTTCGACAGATTTGAAAGCCGGATTACCCTTCGAGGCGTGTACGTCACACAAGGCTTCCGCGCGGATACAGACATTTTCCTGTGGATGTACGGGGACAACATTGAAGATATTCAGGACCTGCAGCTTGCCCTGCGACGCTCCGAACTTGGAAAAAGGGTGAGCACACCGTGGGCCTTTATCGGACTCAGCCAACCAGCAGAGTTTAGTCAGGACCATCGGCCATCCTTTCTGAATGGTGTTTCAGCAAAGAAGTTCCTATGTTTCTACCCCTACATCCGTACGGCCGATTGGTACCTGTTGCCGAAAAACGAGCGCGGTGTCATGCTTAAGGAGCACGGGGACTTTGGCAGGGAATACCCTGGTATTCTGACGAATGGCGTATATAACTTTGGGCTTGGTGATTTCGAATGGCTGTTAACCTTTGAAGTGGACCATCTTGAGGTAATCAGCCAAGCAATTCGGCACATGAGGGAGACAGAGGCGCGGAGGTACACCAAGTACGAGTGGCCATTTATCGTTGGCAGGCGTTTTGGACTGGCACAAGCCCTCGCACAGTATCAATAA
- a CDS encoding lipoate--protein ligase, whose amino-acid sequence MKFIDNQGITNPTINLAIEEYALSNLDIDETYLLFYINEPSIIIGKNQNTFEEINSEYVRDNGIHVVRRLSGGGAVYHDLGNLSFSFITKNDGDSFRNFRRFTEPVTAALRDLGVPAELTGRNDIQVGDKKISGNAQFATRGRMFSHGTLMFDVDLDAVSAALHVNVEKMESKGIKSVRSRVANITEYLDKDITIHEFREKLLRSIFGNQDVPEYIITDFDWHKIHELSERRYGNWDWNYGKSPEFNVRRSKRFPIGSIDVRLNVKNGIIESCKIYGDFFGMGELGDVEAKIEGCRYRPEDIEEALADVDLHAYFGDISLEDFLGLF is encoded by the coding sequence TTGAAGTTTATCGATAACCAGGGTATTACGAATCCGACCATCAATCTGGCGATTGAAGAGTATGCGCTGTCGAATCTCGACATCGACGAGACGTATTTGCTCTTCTACATTAATGAGCCATCCATCATCATTGGTAAGAATCAGAACACGTTTGAGGAAATCAATTCGGAATATGTGCGTGACAATGGCATTCATGTCGTCCGGCGGTTGTCGGGGGGCGGAGCTGTGTATCATGACTTAGGCAACCTGAGCTTCAGCTTTATTACCAAAAATGATGGGGACAGTTTTCGCAACTTCCGCCGTTTTACGGAGCCTGTGACAGCGGCCTTGCGCGATCTCGGTGTTCCCGCCGAACTGACAGGCCGCAACGACATTCAGGTTGGTGACAAGAAGATCTCGGGTAACGCTCAGTTTGCAACTCGGGGACGCATGTTCAGTCACGGAACCCTGATGTTTGATGTGGATTTGGATGCTGTCTCCGCTGCCCTGCATGTGAACGTCGAGAAAATGGAGTCGAAGGGAATTAAATCAGTTCGCAGTCGTGTCGCCAACATCACCGAGTACCTGGACAAAGACATTACCATTCACGAATTCCGTGAGAAACTTCTGCGTTCCATTTTCGGGAATCAGGATGTGCCTGAGTATATCATTACAGACTTTGATTGGCACAAAATCCACGAGTTATCCGAGCGTCGGTACGGCAATTGGGACTGGAACTATGGCAAATCGCCAGAGTTCAACGTTCGCCGCTCGAAACGCTTTCCGATTGGTTCGATTGATGTTCGGCTTAATGTGAAAAACGGCATCATCGAATCCTGCAAAATCTATGGGGATTTTTTTGGAATGGGTGAATTAGGCGATGTGGAGGCGAAGATAGAAGGTTGCAGGTATCGGCCTGAGGACATCGAGGAGGCTCTTGCGGACGTCGACCTCCATGCTTATTTTGGGGACATCAGCCTGGAAGATTTTCTCGGCCTGTTCTAG
- a CDS encoding DNA mismatch repair protein MutS — MNEETFTRLEYDKVKTDLKSYTLSYLGAEHVNELLPSTNKQQIERWLAESEEAMVLVSNSGSVPIPSLDGIEHIAKALGKSFVFNENDFEAIALFLRSTKQLAQYLSRKREIAPTISAYGDALYPLDQLLTEITRCIVGGEVADDASVSLHRARKAEAIVQTRLRKKLDGILQKYRSYLQEAIVMQRAGRYVVAVRKDHRRMVPGTALDESASGQTVFIEPAETSHLHQELESLRTEIEQEKYRVLCALSEQVDDCQTEIRANLETVGMCDFVVAKGKYARGLSAMRPAVNTVGIIQLREAKHPLLGTKSVPIHFRIGGPYRTLLITGPNTGGKTVTLKTVGLLTLMAQSGLLIPAAKDSNLAIFHQVWPDIGDGQSLEHSLSTFSAHVRSLVHILNHADPKTLVLLDELASGTDPGEGIGLSIAVLERLYQLGSTVVATTHFGEIKEFAAAAEGFEVARMEFDLKNLQPLYRLRIGEAGESYALLIAEKLGMDQELIAQARQRVVTTRLPQSQDEPEQARMTPVPAVPAPALGSTPAPGAGAGTASDPALGPASDPALRPAAGPSAGPVPSPPRPSTEPGSKHDVPNRDKAASTDLPDAGQQRDTYQPGDRVWIHSLKRSAIVKSGPDFRGNLVLITQKREMTINQKRISPYLTREELYPEQYDLDIVLESKDTRRKKKLMSKRHVEGLTIEGPPDNKQ; from the coding sequence TTGAACGAAGAAACATTTACCCGCTTGGAGTACGACAAAGTAAAAACGGATCTCAAATCCTACACTCTGTCATATCTGGGCGCAGAACACGTGAATGAACTGCTGCCAAGCACCAACAAACAACAAATTGAGCGTTGGCTGGCAGAGAGCGAAGAAGCCATGGTGCTCGTCTCGAATTCCGGCAGTGTACCCATCCCGTCGCTCGACGGAATCGAGCACATCGCAAAAGCGCTTGGCAAAAGTTTCGTGTTTAACGAAAACGACTTTGAGGCCATAGCTCTCTTTTTACGCAGTACAAAGCAACTTGCACAGTACCTGAGTCGAAAGCGGGAAATTGCGCCCACCATCAGCGCATACGGGGATGCCCTCTACCCGCTTGACCAGTTGCTGACCGAGATTACCCGATGCATCGTGGGCGGAGAAGTCGCAGACGATGCTAGTGTCTCACTGCACCGTGCAAGAAAAGCGGAGGCCATTGTGCAGACACGTCTGCGCAAGAAGTTAGATGGAATTCTGCAAAAATATCGTTCTTACTTGCAAGAGGCGATTGTCATGCAACGTGCAGGGCGCTATGTCGTCGCTGTTCGCAAAGACCATCGTCGGATGGTGCCAGGCACTGCGCTTGACGAGTCTGCAAGTGGTCAAACCGTGTTTATCGAGCCAGCAGAGACATCGCATCTTCACCAGGAGCTTGAGTCCTTGCGAACTGAGATTGAGCAAGAGAAGTACCGTGTACTGTGCGCACTCTCTGAACAGGTAGATGACTGCCAGACTGAGATTCGGGCCAATCTTGAAACGGTTGGCATGTGCGACTTTGTCGTGGCAAAGGGTAAGTACGCAAGAGGGTTGTCTGCTATGCGGCCTGCTGTAAATACAGTCGGCATCATTCAACTCCGCGAAGCCAAGCATCCACTGCTTGGAACAAAGAGCGTACCGATTCATTTTCGCATCGGCGGTCCTTACCGTACATTGCTCATTACGGGGCCAAATACAGGTGGAAAGACCGTCACTTTAAAGACCGTCGGCTTGCTGACGCTGATGGCGCAGTCGGGATTGTTGATTCCGGCGGCAAAGGACAGTAACCTGGCAATCTTTCACCAAGTCTGGCCTGACATTGGTGATGGTCAGAGTCTCGAACACTCACTCAGCACTTTTTCGGCCCATGTTCGAAGTCTGGTCCACATCTTGAATCATGCAGACCCGAAGACACTTGTGTTGCTCGATGAACTGGCTTCCGGGACCGATCCCGGTGAAGGCATCGGCCTATCCATTGCCGTCCTCGAACGACTCTACCAACTCGGCAGCACCGTTGTGGCCACGACGCACTTCGGCGAGATCAAGGAATTTGCTGCAGCCGCGGAAGGGTTCGAAGTGGCACGAATGGAGTTTGACCTAAAGAACTTACAGCCGCTATATCGTCTTCGCATCGGTGAAGCCGGAGAAAGCTATGCGTTGCTGATTGCCGAGAAACTCGGTATGGACCAAGAGCTCATCGCACAGGCAAGACAACGCGTCGTCACGACACGTCTGCCACAGTCACAAGATGAACCAGAGCAAGCCCGGATGACGCCTGTACCCGCCGTGCCGGCACCCGCGCTAGGTTCAACTCCCGCACCAGGGGCAGGGGCAGGGACGGCTTCGGATCCAGCTTTGGGGCCAGCTTCGGATCCAGCTTTGAGGCCAGCTGCAGGGCCATCTGCAGGGCCAGTTCCATCTCCACCACGGCCCAGCACTGAACCCGGGTCGAAACACGATGTGCCAAATCGCGATAAGGCAGCGTCGACCGACCTGCCAGACGCGGGGCAGCAACGCGATACGTATCAGCCGGGCGATCGCGTTTGGATTCACAGCCTCAAACGCAGTGCCATCGTCAAAAGCGGGCCGGATTTTCGCGGCAATCTGGTGCTCATCACGCAAAAGCGGGAGATGACAATCAATCAAAAACGCATATCGCCTTACCTGACGAGGGAGGAACTCTACCCCGAGCAGTACGACCTTGATATTGTCCTCGAGTCGAAAGACACTCGCCGCAAGAAAAAACTGATGTCGAAAAGACACGTGGAAGGTCTGACGATTGAAGGACCACCAGACAACAAGCAATAG
- a CDS encoding LarC family nickel insertion protein, which yields MRTAYIECQAGASGDMFLGAWLDVGVDENEWRRFIGMLNLDGVDISIHSVFKQGIRGKKVDVRTDGELYPDVAAHDHHHGHDHGDHQHHHEHEHPHEGEHEHEHEHEHEHEHEHEHEHHEGDEHGDHHHPDHDEHEHEHHDEHDHDHGHDHGDEHHEHHEHDHGDHGDHQHHHAHPHRGLREIEAILDASHLPEIVRAKSKQAFRHLAEAEGAVHGLPPEQVHFHEVGALDAIVDIVGAMAGWYLAGMPVCYVSPIEVGGGTVRCAHGRMPVPAPATAILLQGFPTYSSGTWGETVTPTGAAILKTLCKTEPRPMMQFRAIGYGAGTKELPVANLLRIQLGEMPQGEVVFSGSPSGDQASSRPPVGTPTVGTPTVGTPTVGTPTVGTLASGDPVFANSTSGQKVFGESTEVVQQGPSTSSGSGSSKITRGTYHETARVLEANIDDMSPEWIGYAVTRLLDEGASDVWATPVVMKKGRPGHVIHVLCTNENLARMERLLFEETTTIGVRSYEVTRRVLERRVIPVSTVYGEVRVKIAYDNGRILNIAPEYEDCRHLAVNCGVALKDVYQAVYETFPDLRSHMSVQEGFAWPG from the coding sequence GTGAGAACTGCCTATATTGAGTGTCAGGCAGGAGCAAGCGGTGACATGTTTCTCGGCGCGTGGTTGGATGTTGGCGTCGATGAAAACGAATGGCGTCGATTCATTGGCATGCTCAATCTTGATGGTGTGGACATCTCTATACATAGCGTGTTCAAGCAGGGGATCCGCGGCAAAAAGGTCGATGTGAGAACTGATGGTGAGCTGTATCCCGATGTCGCCGCGCACGACCATCATCATGGGCACGACCATGGGGACCACCAACACCACCACGAGCACGAGCATCCTCACGAGGGCGAGCACGAGCACGAGCACGAGCACGAGCACGAGCACGAGCACGAGCACGAGCACGAGCATCACGAGGGCGATGAGCATGGTGACCATCACCACCCTGATCATGACGAGCATGAGCACGAGCATCATGATGAGCATGACCACGATCATGGGCACGACCATGGTGACGAGCATCACGAGCATCACGAGCATGACCATGGTGACCATGGTGACCACCAACACCACCACGCGCACCCGCATCGCGGGTTGAGGGAAATTGAAGCCATCCTTGATGCCAGCCATCTTCCAGAGATAGTCCGGGCGAAGAGCAAGCAGGCGTTTCGCCATTTAGCGGAGGCAGAGGGGGCCGTTCATGGCTTGCCTCCCGAACAAGTCCACTTTCACGAGGTTGGAGCACTCGACGCAATTGTCGATATCGTTGGCGCAATGGCGGGGTGGTACCTGGCTGGGATGCCCGTCTGCTATGTCTCCCCAATAGAAGTCGGAGGTGGAACCGTCCGCTGCGCACATGGGAGAATGCCTGTTCCAGCTCCTGCAACGGCCATCTTGTTACAGGGGTTCCCAACTTACTCCTCAGGCACCTGGGGAGAAACGGTTACGCCGACTGGAGCGGCGATTCTAAAAACCCTCTGCAAAACGGAACCACGTCCGATGATGCAGTTTCGCGCGATTGGTTACGGGGCTGGTACGAAAGAGTTACCGGTGGCCAATCTGTTACGGATTCAACTCGGTGAGATGCCCCAGGGTGAAGTGGTCTTCAGCGGATCGCCTTCGGGCGACCAGGCTTCGAGTAGGCCGCCGGTAGGCACGCCCACAGTAGGCACGCCCACAGTAGGCACGCCCACAGTAGGCACGCCCACAGTAGGCACGCTGGCGTCGGGTGATCCGGTCTTTGCCAACTCGACCTCTGGGCAGAAGGTCTTTGGTGAGTCGACTGAGGTCGTTCAGCAGGGACCAAGTACCAGTAGCGGTAGCGGTAGCAGTAAAATCACGCGGGGGACGTACCATGAAACGGCCCGTGTTCTTGAAGCAAACATTGATGATATGTCGCCTGAATGGATTGGCTATGCAGTAACACGCCTTCTCGATGAGGGTGCGAGCGACGTTTGGGCTACACCTGTTGTGATGAAGAAAGGGCGCCCTGGCCATGTAATTCACGTGCTTTGTACGAATGAGAACCTGGCCCGCATGGAGCGGTTGTTGTTCGAAGAGACGACAACTATCGGTGTACGGAGTTATGAAGTGACACGACGGGTTCTCGAAAGGCGAGTCATACCTGTTTCCACAGTATATGGCGAGGTTCGGGTCAAAATTGCGTACGATAACGGGCGCATACTGAACATCGCGCCTGAATACGAGGATTGCAGACACCTGGCCGTGAATTGCGGTGTGGCACTTAAGGACGTGTATCAAGCGGTGTATGAAACATTTCCCGATTTGCGTTCTCACATGTCTGTGCAAGAGGGATTTGCCTGGCCAGGTTGA
- the larB gene encoding nickel pincer cofactor biosynthesis protein LarB: MRKFDAEDLGFARIDHHRTLRKGFPEVVYCEGKTPPQAAEILIRLAETTDASVMGTRSDVEVYHLAAQMNPGFQYDEQARMVYLKRENTPSVGNVVVLAAGTSDLPVAREAVLTLELMGARTTLIVDVGVAGLHRLLEHLETIYAARVLVVVAGMEGALASVVGGLVDRPVVAVPTSVGYGSHFGGLAPLLSMLNACASGIGTVNIDNGFGAGYLAALINQLGEST, translated from the coding sequence ATGCGGAAGTTTGACGCGGAGGATTTGGGTTTTGCGCGCATCGACCACCATCGAACACTGCGCAAAGGTTTTCCAGAAGTGGTTTATTGTGAAGGAAAAACCCCGCCTCAAGCAGCAGAGATTCTGATTCGGTTGGCGGAAACAACGGATGCGTCGGTAATGGGAACGAGATCGGACGTGGAAGTCTATCACCTCGCGGCGCAGATGAACCCCGGATTTCAGTATGACGAACAAGCCCGCATGGTCTACTTGAAGAGGGAGAACACCCCATCGGTGGGTAACGTGGTCGTTCTTGCGGCGGGTACCTCGGATTTGCCCGTCGCACGCGAAGCCGTTTTGACGCTAGAACTCATGGGGGCTCGCACGACCCTGATTGTGGATGTTGGTGTGGCCGGTTTGCATCGATTGCTCGAGCACCTGGAAACCATCTACGCTGCAAGAGTTTTGGTGGTTGTAGCCGGCATGGAAGGTGCGCTTGCCAGTGTCGTCGGGGGACTGGTTGACAGGCCCGTGGTCGCCGTGCCGACAAGTGTGGGATACGGTTCCCATTTCGGTGGGTTGGCCCCACTTTTGTCGATGCTAAATGCGTGTGCGTCAGGAATTGGAACCGTCAATATCGACAATGGATTCGGTGCAGGTTATCTGGCTGCACTCATCAACCAACTGGGGGAATCGACGTGA
- the larE gene encoding ATP-dependent sacrificial sulfur transferase LarE, producing the protein MGHEDIGEKYTQLLNDLRALGRILVAFSGGVDSSFLLKAALEAVGPEHVLAVTADSETYPVREREAARELAEELGAKHEIIATSELSIPGYAENPVNRCYFCKFDLFSHLIPIASARHFDAVVFGAIADDLGDFRPGLKAAKDKGVYAPMQDVMLYKNEIRLLSKQLGLKTWDKPSLACLSSRIPYGEKITKEKLSQVEQAEVFLNDLGFKQVRVRHHDGLARIEVRPEEMAEVLKFADLVVTKLKQIGYRYVSLDLQGYRTGSMNESLAVNLGR; encoded by the coding sequence ATGGGACACGAAGACATTGGGGAGAAGTACACCCAGTTGCTGAACGATTTGAGAGCACTTGGACGAATCTTGGTTGCGTTCTCTGGCGGCGTAGATAGCAGCTTTCTCTTGAAAGCAGCCCTGGAAGCCGTAGGTCCTGAGCACGTGTTGGCTGTCACAGCGGATTCTGAGACGTACCCCGTGCGGGAACGGGAGGCTGCACGCGAACTTGCAGAAGAGCTTGGCGCCAAGCATGAAATCATTGCGACCAGTGAGCTCAGTATCCCAGGGTATGCCGAAAATCCGGTCAATCGTTGTTATTTTTGTAAGTTCGATTTGTTCTCGCATTTGATTCCGATTGCGAGTGCCCGTCACTTTGATGCCGTCGTATTCGGGGCCATTGCGGATGACCTTGGCGATTTTCGGCCAGGACTGAAGGCTGCCAAGGACAAGGGGGTCTATGCCCCCATGCAGGACGTCATGCTGTACAAAAACGAAATTCGCCTTCTCTCGAAGCAGTTGGGGCTGAAGACGTGGGACAAACCGTCTCTTGCCTGCCTCTCATCACGAATTCCCTATGGCGAGAAGATTACCAAGGAAAAGTTGTCGCAGGTTGAGCAAGCGGAGGTGTTTCTGAACGATCTCGGTTTTAAACAGGTCCGCGTCCGACATCATGACGGGTTGGCCCGCATCGAGGTCAGGCCGGAAGAGATGGCTGAAGTGCTTAAGTTCGCCGATCTCGTTGTGACCAAGCTCAAACAAATCGGCTACCGCTATGTTTCTCTGGATTTGCAAGGGTATCGGACGGGGAGTATGAACGAGTCACTGGCAGTCAATTTGGGAAGGTGA
- a CDS encoding aldo/keto reductase, whose protein sequence is MEQRRLGKIGYMSSAVMFGAASLGNVTQDEADESIQFAVNNGVNHFDTAASYGEAELRMGPWMKEIRNRIFLATKTGQRTRDEAKREIHRSLERLQVDAVDLIQLHAVGSIDELNKCTEKGGALEALLEARDEGIVKWIGITGHGHLAPATHLEALRRFSFDAVLTPLNYRLYAMPEYKQDFDALRAETERQDVALRVIKAIAKGPWNEHQERNYATWYEPFDEQKIIDACVHYVLNTDGVSSFASAGDVHLFTKIVDAVNRYGYMSDEEVTAILSNVPEYQSPFGAPTSIA, encoded by the coding sequence TTGGAACAAAGACGCTTAGGAAAAATCGGTTACATGAGTTCAGCCGTCATGTTTGGCGCTGCCAGCTTGGGGAATGTAACGCAGGACGAAGCGGATGAGTCGATTCAATTCGCGGTTAATAACGGTGTCAACCATTTCGACACAGCCGCAAGTTACGGGGAAGCAGAACTTCGAATGGGCCCCTGGATGAAGGAGATACGGAACCGAATCTTTCTCGCGACCAAAACCGGTCAGAGAACGAGGGACGAGGCGAAACGTGAGATACACCGCTCCCTCGAACGCCTTCAAGTTGACGCGGTAGATTTGATTCAATTGCATGCGGTCGGATCGATAGACGAGTTGAACAAGTGCACGGAGAAGGGCGGGGCTCTCGAGGCCCTATTGGAGGCTAGGGACGAGGGTATCGTGAAGTGGATTGGCATCACCGGACACGGACATCTTGCACCCGCTACGCATTTGGAAGCGTTGCGAAGATTTTCATTTGACGCGGTGCTGACACCCCTCAATTATCGTTTGTACGCCATGCCGGAGTACAAGCAGGATTTCGACGCACTGCGTGCAGAGACTGAGCGGCAAGACGTCGCCCTTCGTGTCATCAAGGCTATTGCGAAAGGTCCGTGGAATGAGCATCAAGAGCGGAATTACGCAACGTGGTACGAACCGTTTGACGAACAAAAGATAATTGATGCCTGCGTGCATTATGTCTTAAATACAGACGGTGTGAGCAGTTTTGCCAGCGCAGGCGACGTACACTTATTCACCAAAATCGTCGATGCTGTCAACCGCTACGGTTACATGTCAGACGAAGAGGTCACTGCCATTCTCAGCAATGTACCTGAGTACCAAAGCCCATTCGGTGCTCCAACTTCAATTGCGTAA
- a CDS encoding PaaI family thioesterase: MLDEIEKELNGLPPEELQDILRLIRAKKATYHHPLAFVQEVMRFRAVAPQGNGEYSYAMTISDELLNRYGILHGGLMTAFIDTAMAETAFVIDKTVERAFTLNISVDFIKPGKNGDLRADIKVIQNSRVIIVFHADVYDVDNQIVATAMAHFYKQHRRE, translated from the coding sequence GTGCTCGATGAGATCGAAAAGGAATTAAACGGCTTACCCCCCGAAGAACTGCAGGATATATTGCGATTAATCCGCGCAAAAAAGGCAACCTATCACCATCCACTCGCATTTGTCCAAGAGGTGATGAGATTTCGAGCTGTGGCACCGCAGGGCAACGGCGAATACTCGTACGCGATGACCATATCTGATGAATTGTTGAATCGGTATGGCATCTTGCACGGTGGTTTGATGACAGCTTTCATCGATACGGCGATGGCGGAAACGGCGTTTGTGATTGACAAAACAGTGGAGCGAGCGTTCACGCTAAACATCTCTGTGGATTTTATCAAACCGGGGAAAAATGGCGATTTGCGAGCTGACATCAAGGTGATTCAGAATAGCCGTGTGATTATCGTCTTTCACGCCGACGTGTATGATGTTGACAATCAGATTGTAGCTACCGCGATGGCGCATTTTTATAAGCAGCATCGGCGTGAATAG
- a CDS encoding class D sortase translates to MRFGARLRKFSRHLLLAGGAALVLIGIAEMSRVPLVYLRAAISQHSAASKPLVHIQVAATPRAQTVSYHVNALYPAAAPTGVQPERGTLIGHLTIPKLGLNAPVTQGTALSILAHSAGHLETSVLPGELGTTVIAAHDVTYFHHIDELKNGDIITVQTAQGTFTYKVTDHKVVHVGTNVQNTVYPSLVLETCYPLNALNLVNQRYVVSAVLIRSTMAHSQAAHH, encoded by the coding sequence TTGCGGTTCGGCGCAAGATTACGCAAATTTAGCCGACACTTGTTGCTTGCAGGCGGTGCAGCATTGGTGTTAATCGGGATCGCCGAGATGTCTAGAGTACCGCTTGTGTACCTTCGTGCAGCCATTTCACAGCACAGTGCAGCATCGAAACCGTTGGTGCACATCCAGGTTGCTGCCACTCCAAGGGCGCAGACAGTGTCCTACCATGTCAATGCGCTGTACCCTGCTGCGGCACCCACCGGCGTACAGCCTGAACGTGGCACACTCATCGGGCACCTGACGATTCCAAAACTTGGCCTGAACGCACCTGTGACACAAGGTACAGCACTGTCCATTCTGGCGCACTCGGCCGGACATCTCGAAACGAGCGTGTTGCCTGGTGAACTCGGCACAACAGTGATTGCCGCACATGATGTGACCTATTTTCATCACATCGATGAACTCAAAAATGGTGACATCATTACAGTTCAAACAGCTCAGGGTACGTTTACTTATAAGGTGACCGACCACAAGGTGGTTCACGTCGGAACAAATGTGCAAAATACGGTCTATCCGTCGCTCGTGCTGGAAACGTGCTATCCCTTGAATGCGTTAAATCTCGTCAATCAGCGGTATGTCGTCAGTGCTGTGCTCATCCGGAGCACCATGGCGCACTCCCAAGCAGCGCATCATTAA
- a CDS encoding sigma-70 family RNA polymerase sigma factor, with amino-acid sequence MNQTVDPLDDAELFSRIQSGNADAFATLYDRYHTLVYTFAFRSCHDADLAGDITQDVFVRLWTTTSSYRPELSQFRTWLLTITRRIIYDKLRKRQRDKVVLLEMHGNPVEVIDAAGDLTQASATTHPERAAVEQWFRDDVRAAMQSLLSEERAVIELAYFRQLSLMEISRELNRPLGTIKTRLHRALKILRETMPEWKGGTER; translated from the coding sequence GTGAACCAAACTGTGGATCCGCTTGATGACGCCGAACTGTTTTCAAGGATTCAGTCCGGCAATGCCGATGCCTTTGCAACCCTTTATGACCGATATCACACGCTTGTTTATACCTTCGCATTCCGGTCATGTCATGATGCGGATCTTGCCGGTGACATCACGCAAGACGTGTTTGTCCGGCTCTGGACAACAACCTCTTCGTATCGCCCAGAGTTGAGCCAGTTTCGGACATGGCTTCTGACCATCACTAGGCGCATCATTTACGATAAGCTGCGCAAGCGTCAACGTGACAAAGTCGTTCTTCTTGAAATGCACGGCAACCCCGTAGAAGTCATCGACGCAGCAGGAGACCTGACACAGGCTTCAGCGACTACACATCCAGAGCGAGCTGCTGTGGAACAGTGGTTTCGTGATGATGTCAGAGCCGCGATGCAGTCTCTTCTTTCGGAAGAGAGAGCAGTGATTGAACTCGCCTATTTTCGGCAGTTGTCCCTGATGGAGATTTCGCGGGAGTTGAATCGACCCCTTGGTACGATAAAAACACGCTTGCACAGAGCTTTGAAAATTCTTCGCGAGACAATGCCCGAGTGGAAAGGGGGAACCGAGAGGTGA
- a CDS encoding anti-sigma factor has product MRELKCEEVDLLTYLSGTLNPQDDEAVHRHLSWCDTCRNELALLEEAADALPVALQPVLPPDTLRTKVLNESFQMRPPISNVRNFTGVVGSAHARFRRPLKHLFPWSVSVVLFMLCIVLAEGWVSEQHRVLVLQQTLTHTATAVSLTPTQYLAGASGRVVIIPAHSGVELIVSVSNAKPTQGQEVYHVWLLNRGQRQSAGTLTVNNQGVGVLQVSLTGPKTKFNSIGVTLEPNAMTTVPTGPKVFGADKV; this is encoded by the coding sequence GTGAGGGAGCTAAAGTGTGAAGAAGTTGACCTCCTGACCTACCTGTCCGGGACCCTGAATCCACAAGATGACGAAGCGGTGCACCGCCACCTTTCTTGGTGTGACACGTGTCGCAATGAGCTGGCACTACTCGAAGAGGCAGCGGACGCTCTTCCCGTTGCGCTTCAACCTGTTTTACCTCCAGACACGCTGCGGACGAAGGTGCTCAACGAGTCTTTTCAAATGCGTCCCCCTATTTCTAACGTCCGTAATTTTACAGGCGTGGTTGGCAGTGCACACGCCCGCTTCAGAAGGCCGCTGAAGCACCTGTTCCCCTGGTCGGTGAGTGTTGTCCTGTTCATGCTCTGTATTGTTCTTGCCGAGGGCTGGGTTTCAGAGCAGCATCGTGTCCTCGTGTTGCAGCAAACCTTGACGCACACAGCAACAGCAGTGTCTCTTACCCCCACTCAGTACTTAGCTGGAGCGAGTGGGCGGGTGGTCATCATACCTGCACACAGTGGAGTGGAGTTGATTGTCTCGGTCTCAAACGCCAAACCTACACAGGGACAGGAAGTTTACCACGTCTGGCTCCTCAACCGGGGACAGCGCCAAAGTGCTGGTACGCTGACAGTGAACAACCAAGGCGTTGGCGTCTTGCAAGTGTCCTTGACTGGCCCCAAGACAAAGTTTAATTCGATTGGCGTTACGCTCGAGCCAAATGCCATGACAACAGTCCCCACCGGTCCAAAGGTATTCGGCGCGGATAAGGTCTAA